The following proteins are co-located in the Pseudomonas sp. DY-1 genome:
- a CDS encoding thymidylate synthase: MKQYLDLMRRVRETGTFKSDRTGTGTYSVFGHQMRFDLAEGFPLVTTKKCHLKSIVHELLWFLQGDTNIRYLKDNGVSIWDEWADEEGNLGPVYGYQWRSWPAPNGESIDQITKVVEMIKKNPDSRRLIVSAWNPALVDEMALPPCHALFQFYVANGKLSCQLYQRSADIFLGVPFNIASYALLTLMVAQVCDLEPGEFIWTGGDCHLYANHIEQTDLQLTREPLPLPTMKINPDVKDLFAFKFEDFELVGYQAHPHIKAPVAV, from the coding sequence ATGAAACAGTATCTCGACCTGATGCGCCGCGTGCGCGAGACCGGCACCTTCAAGAGCGACCGCACCGGCACGGGCACCTACAGCGTGTTCGGCCACCAGATGCGCTTCGACCTGGCCGAAGGCTTCCCCCTCGTGACCACCAAGAAGTGCCACCTGAAATCCATCGTCCATGAGCTGCTGTGGTTCCTCCAGGGCGATACCAACATCAGGTACCTGAAGGACAACGGCGTCTCCATCTGGGACGAATGGGCTGACGAAGAGGGCAACCTCGGACCGGTCTATGGCTATCAGTGGCGTTCCTGGCCGGCACCCAATGGCGAGTCCATCGACCAGATCACCAAGGTGGTGGAAATGATCAAGAAGAACCCGGACTCGCGCCGGCTGATCGTTTCCGCCTGGAACCCCGCCCTGGTGGACGAGATGGCCCTGCCGCCCTGCCACGCGCTGTTCCAGTTCTACGTGGCCAACGGCAAGTTGAGCTGCCAGCTGTACCAGCGTTCGGCCGACATCTTCCTCGGCGTACCCTTCAACATCGCCAGTTATGCCCTGCTGACTCTTATGGTGGCCCAGGTCTGCGACCTGGAACCGGGCGAGTTCATCTGGACCGGCGGCGACTGCCACCTCTATGCCAACCACATCGAGCAGACCGACCTGCAGCTCACGCGCGAGCCGCTGCCGTTGCCGACCATGAAGATCAACCCGGACGTGAAGGACCTGTTCGCCTTCAAGTTCGAGGACTTCGAACTGGTGGGCTACCAGGCGCATCCGCACATCAAGGCGCCTGTCGCCGTCTGA
- the lgt gene encoding prolipoprotein diacylglyceryl transferase, giving the protein MLAYPQIDPVALAIGPLKIHWYGLMYLIGIGGAWWLASRRLNAFDPSWSKEKLSDLVFWVALGVIAGGRLGYVLFYDLSAYIANPLLIFEVWKGGMSFHGGLIGVMLATLWFGKRNNKSFFQLMDFIAPLVPIGLGAGRIGNFINAELWGKATDVPWAMIFPTDPAQLPRHPSQLYQFALEGVALFAILWFYSRKPRPTMAVSGMFALFYGIFRFAVEFVRVPDAQLGYLAFGWLTMGQILCLPMIIGGIALIVWAHRRQAAQGVV; this is encoded by the coding sequence ATGCTGGCTTATCCCCAGATCGACCCGGTAGCGCTGGCTATCGGCCCGCTGAAAATCCATTGGTACGGTCTGATGTACCTCATTGGCATCGGTGGTGCGTGGTGGCTGGCCTCGCGCCGCCTGAACGCCTTCGATCCCAGCTGGAGCAAGGAGAAACTCTCCGACCTGGTGTTCTGGGTCGCGCTTGGCGTAATCGCCGGTGGTCGTCTCGGCTATGTGTTGTTCTACGATCTGTCGGCCTACATCGCCAATCCGCTACTGATCTTCGAAGTCTGGAAGGGCGGCATGTCGTTCCATGGCGGCCTGATCGGCGTGATGCTGGCGACCCTCTGGTTCGGCAAGCGCAACAACAAGAGCTTCTTCCAGCTGATGGACTTCATCGCGCCCCTGGTACCTATCGGTCTGGGTGCTGGCCGTATCGGCAACTTCATCAATGCCGAGCTCTGGGGAAAGGCCACCGACGTTCCCTGGGCGATGATCTTCCCCACTGACCCGGCCCAGTTGCCGCGCCATCCGTCGCAGCTCTACCAGTTCGCTCTGGAAGGCGTGGCGCTGTTCGCCATCCTCTGGTTCTACTCGCGCAAGCCACGCCCGACCATGGCGGTTTCCGGCATGTTCGCGCTGTTCTACGGTATTTTCCGCTTCGCGGTGGAGTTCGTCCGCGTCCCTGACGCCCAGCTCGGTTACCTGGCCTTCGGCTGGCTGACCATGGGCCAGATCCTCTGCCTGCCGATGATCATCGGCGGCATCGCCCTGATTGTCTGGGCTCATCGCCGCCAGGCCGCCCAAGGAGTCGTCTGA
- a CDS encoding sulfite exporter TauE/SafE family protein, whose protein sequence is MEFLLYLVLGACAGVLAGLFGVGGGMIIVPVLVFSFTAHGFDPGILTHLAVGTSLATIIFTSINSVREHHRKGAVRWPIFAWMAVGILIGAGFGALTAAAIQGPMLQKIIGIFAILVAIQMGLDLKPKASRAVPGKPGLTLAGVVIGWASAIFGIGGGSLTVPFLTWRSVPIQQAVATSAACGLPIAAASALSFMVLGWNNTNLPPYSVGFIYLPALVGIAVTSMFFARFGARLAHRLSPRLLKRLFALLLLSVGLNFLI, encoded by the coding sequence ATGGAATTCCTGCTCTACCTGGTACTCGGCGCCTGCGCCGGAGTGCTGGCCGGGCTGTTCGGCGTCGGCGGCGGCATGATCATCGTGCCGGTGCTGGTGTTCAGCTTCACCGCCCATGGATTCGATCCCGGCATTCTCACGCACCTGGCAGTTGGCACGTCCCTGGCCACCATCATCTTCACCTCGATCAATTCGGTGCGCGAGCATCATCGCAAAGGTGCGGTGCGCTGGCCGATCTTTGCCTGGATGGCGGTCGGAATCCTCATCGGCGCCGGCTTCGGTGCCCTGACCGCAGCTGCCATTCAGGGCCCGATGTTGCAGAAGATCATTGGTATCTTCGCCATACTGGTAGCCATACAGATGGGGCTGGACCTGAAGCCCAAGGCCAGCCGCGCCGTTCCCGGCAAGCCGGGCCTGACCCTGGCAGGTGTGGTGATCGGTTGGGCCTCGGCCATCTTCGGTATCGGTGGTGGTTCCCTGACCGTACCCTTCCTGACCTGGCGCAGCGTACCGATCCAGCAGGCGGTGGCCACCTCCGCGGCCTGCGGACTGCCGATCGCCGCGGCGAGCGCGCTGTCGTTCATGGTGCTGGGCTGGAACAACACCAATCTACCGCCCTACAGCGTTGGCTTCATTTACCTTCCGGCGCTGGTTGGCATTGCCGTCACCAGCATGTTTTTCGCCCGCTTCGGCGCGCGCCTGGCCCACAGGCTTTCGCCGCGCTTGCTGAAGCGCCTGTTCGCCCTGCTGCTGCTGTCAGTGGGCCTGAACTTCCTGATCTAA
- a CDS encoding NRDE family protein — MCLIVFAWRPGHEVPLVLAANRDEFYARPTLSMASWEDAPGVIAGRDLEAGGTWLGAGPKGRFAALTNIRDPRTPPVGRTRGELCVQFLRGTMGPGEFLEDALRRAGDYSGFNLLVGDDRELWFLNPRSGGPINLKPGIYGVSNADLDTPWPKVERGKAAIAECLNPPSTDALLNLLHDPEVAQDHILPDTGVGLNTERMLSSVFIATRTYGTRASSALIVRADGSRELVERSYGPYGAKLGDVRMELRD; from the coding sequence ATGTGCCTGATCGTATTCGCATGGCGCCCCGGACACGAAGTCCCGCTGGTGCTCGCTGCAAACCGAGATGAATTCTATGCACGCCCCACGCTTTCCATGGCGAGCTGGGAAGACGCACCCGGCGTAATCGCTGGGCGCGACCTCGAAGCCGGCGGCACCTGGCTTGGCGCCGGGCCCAAAGGCCGCTTCGCCGCCCTCACCAACATCCGCGATCCCCGAACGCCGCCGGTCGGCCGCACCCGCGGCGAGCTCTGCGTGCAATTCCTGCGAGGAACCATGGGGCCGGGCGAGTTCCTCGAGGACGCGCTGCGCCGGGCTGGCGACTATTCGGGCTTCAACTTGCTGGTGGGGGACGACCGCGAGCTGTGGTTCCTCAATCCGCGCAGCGGCGGACCGATCAACCTCAAGCCGGGCATCTACGGGGTATCCAACGCCGATCTGGATACGCCCTGGCCCAAGGTCGAGCGCGGCAAGGCGGCCATCGCCGAATGCCTGAATCCTCCCTCGACGGACGCGCTGCTCAACCTGCTGCACGACCCGGAGGTTGCCCAGGACCACATTCTGCCGGACACCGGCGTGGGGCTGAACACCGAGCGCATGCTCTCCAGCGTGTTCATCGCCACCCGCACCTACGGCACCCGCGCCAGTTCGGCCCTGATCGTCCGCGCCGACGGCAGCCGTGAGCTGGTGGAGCGCAGCTACGGCCCCTACGGCGCGAAGCTGGGGGATGTGCGGATGGAGCTGCGGGACTAG
- a CDS encoding ABC transporter permease subunit — MKRFGFSTLMLWAGLLFIYLPMVILVIYSFNASKLVTVWGGWSVKWYVGLLDNSQLMNSVGRSLEIAIYTAIAAVALGTLAAFVLTRIPRFRGRTMFGGMVTAPLVMPEVITGLSLLLLFVAMAQLIGWPQERGIVTIWIAHTTFCSAYVAIVVSARLRELDLSIEEAAMDLGARPWKVFILITIPMIAPSLAAGGMMSFALSLDDLVLASFVSGPGSTTLPMEVFSAVRLGVKPEINAVASLILLTVSLFTFFAWFFTRRAEERRKRAIQQAMETMAEEAASSNWKPAATQVA; from the coding sequence ATGAAACGCTTCGGTTTCTCCACCCTGATGCTCTGGGCAGGCCTGCTGTTCATCTACCTGCCGATGGTCATCCTGGTTATCTACTCCTTCAACGCTTCCAAGCTGGTAACCGTGTGGGGCGGCTGGTCGGTGAAGTGGTACGTGGGCCTGCTGGACAACTCCCAACTGATGAACTCGGTGGGTCGCTCGCTGGAGATCGCCATTTATACTGCGATTGCCGCTGTGGCCCTGGGTACCCTGGCTGCCTTCGTGCTGACCCGCATTCCGCGTTTCCGCGGGCGCACGATGTTCGGCGGCATGGTCACCGCGCCGCTGGTCATGCCCGAGGTCATCACCGGTCTGTCGCTGCTGCTGCTCTTCGTGGCCATGGCGCAACTGATCGGCTGGCCCCAGGAGCGTGGCATCGTCACCATCTGGATCGCCCACACCACCTTCTGCTCGGCCTACGTGGCCATCGTGGTGTCGGCGCGCCTGCGCGAGCTGGACCTGTCCATCGAAGAAGCGGCCATGGACCTGGGTGCGCGTCCGTGGAAGGTGTTCATTCTGATCACCATCCCGATGATCGCGCCGTCCCTGGCGGCAGGCGGCATGATGTCCTTCGCCCTTTCCCTGGATGATCTGGTGCTGGCGAGCTTCGTCTCCGGTCCCGGTTCCACCACCCTGCCAATGGAGGTCTTCTCCGCCGTGCGCCTGGGCGTGAAACCGGAAATCAACGCCGTGGCCAGCCTGATCCTGTTGACCGTCTCGCTGTTCACCTTCTTTGCCTGGTTCTTCACCCGCCGGGCCGAGGAGCGTCGCAAGCGTGCCATCCAGCAGGCGATGGAAACCATGGCCGAGGAAGCCGCTTCCTCCAACTGGAAACCGGCCGCCACCCAGGTCGCCTGA
- a CDS encoding ABC transporter permease subunit, protein MPTGRHLVIGVPFFWLFLFFLLPFAIVLKISFAEADVAIPPYTDIYTWADNQLQLILNLGNYLILNEDELYLAAYLGSLKIAFVSTLICLLIGYPMAYAIARASKEAQTVLLLLIMMPTWTAILIRVYAWMGILSNNGLLNAFLMGIGLIDEPLQILNTNLAVYIGVVYSYLPFMILPLYANLVKHDPSLLEAASDLGSSTFNSFWKITVPLSKNGIIAGSMLVFIPVVGEFVIPELLGGPETLMIGKVLWQEFFNNRDWPVASALAVVMLAILLVPIILFNRNQAKELEGKV, encoded by the coding sequence TTGCCGACCGGCCGGCACCTCGTTATCGGGGTACCGTTCTTCTGGCTGTTCCTGTTCTTCCTGCTGCCCTTCGCCATTGTGCTGAAGATCAGCTTCGCAGAAGCCGACGTTGCGATCCCTCCGTACACGGATATCTACACCTGGGCGGACAATCAGCTGCAGCTCATCCTCAACCTGGGCAACTACCTGATTCTCAACGAGGACGAACTGTACCTGGCGGCGTACCTGGGCTCGCTGAAGATCGCCTTCGTCAGCACCCTGATCTGCCTGCTGATCGGCTACCCGATGGCCTACGCCATCGCCCGTGCCAGCAAGGAAGCCCAGACCGTGTTGCTGCTGCTGATCATGATGCCGACCTGGACTGCGATCCTGATCCGCGTCTACGCCTGGATGGGCATCCTCAGCAACAACGGCCTGCTCAATGCATTCCTGATGGGCATCGGTCTGATCGACGAGCCGCTGCAGATCCTCAACACCAACCTGGCGGTGTACATCGGCGTCGTCTATTCGTACCTGCCGTTCATGATCCTGCCGCTCTACGCCAACCTGGTGAAGCATGATCCCAGCCTGTTGGAGGCTGCTTCGGACCTCGGTTCGAGCACGTTCAACAGCTTCTGGAAAATCACCGTGCCACTGTCGAAAAACGGCATCATCGCCGGCTCGATGCTGGTGTTCATCCCGGTGGTGGGCGAGTTCGTGATTCCGGAACTGCTCGGCGGCCCGGAGACCCTGATGATCGGCAAGGTGCTGTGGCAGGAGTTCTTCAACAACCGTGACTGGCCGGTGGCGTCCGCCCTGGCAGTGGTGATGCTGGCGATCCTGCTCGTGCCCATCATTCTCTTCAACCGTAACCAGGCGAAGGAACTGGAGGGCAAAGTATGA